Proteins co-encoded in one Thermomicrobiales bacterium genomic window:
- a CDS encoding translation factor GTPase family protein, whose product MANLNLGILAHVDAGKTTLTERILYQAGVIAAPGSVDKGTTQTDSRDLERARGITIWSAVASFRLGELTVNLIDTPGHGDFIAEVARALDALDAVVLVVSAVEGVQPQTRRLARAIRAAGLPLIVFINKIDRLGARGEPLLDDIREKLGLRVVALNRPDGLGDRAASVTPVDRTAPAWRAALTDLLAEASERVIEEYERTGGEPSAAFLDAELRRQVANREVSPAFFGSAITGAGVAALLAGVEEWLPPAVGDTDAPASGTVFKIARRPGGEKVVYVRLFDGRLAVRQHVSLHRQSSWGEPEEIDERIMAIDRFSGGAAIQTGEIVAGEIAALHGLREARIGDRIGAGGGAARELPLAFPPPALESIVRPLDRSQITRLREALEQLAEQDPLISLRQRNESGEISVRLYGDVQKEVLTDTLSRDYGLGVWFGPSRTICVERLVDSGEALEVIFEGRNPYYATLGFRVEPAAPGSGIRYERQLGSLPLAFYRATEETVYDALQQGLAGWEVIDCVVTLFQPGFNSILSTAGDFRKLVPLVLLEAIRQAGTVVCEPIDALELEIPEDTYGTICGALIQARATIEDTRVDGATCHLTVTIPTVELRGIEQQLPGLTRGEGGWSSHFAGYRPVPAPAPTRPRVGPNPLNRAHYLAEVARG is encoded by the coding sequence ATGGCGAATCTCAACCTCGGGATCCTGGCGCATGTCGACGCCGGTAAGACAACCCTCACCGAGCGCATCCTCTACCAGGCCGGCGTCATCGCTGCGCCCGGCAGCGTCGACAAGGGCACGACGCAGACCGATTCGCGGGATCTTGAACGCGCCCGCGGCATCACGATCTGGTCGGCCGTGGCGTCGTTCCGGCTCGGCGAGCTCACCGTCAACCTGATCGACACCCCCGGCCACGGCGACTTCATCGCCGAGGTGGCGCGTGCGCTGGACGCGCTCGACGCCGTCGTGCTCGTCGTCTCGGCCGTCGAGGGGGTCCAGCCACAGACGCGGCGACTGGCGCGGGCGATCCGCGCGGCCGGCCTGCCGCTGATCGTCTTCATCAACAAGATCGACCGCCTCGGCGCGCGCGGCGAGCCGCTGCTGGATGACATCCGTGAGAAGCTCGGACTGCGGGTCGTGGCGCTGAACCGGCCGGACGGGCTGGGCGACCGCGCCGCGTCTGTCACTCCGGTCGACCGGACGGCCCCGGCATGGCGGGCGGCACTGACCGATCTGCTGGCGGAGGCCAGCGAACGAGTGATCGAGGAGTACGAGCGCACTGGCGGCGAGCCGTCCGCCGCGTTCCTCGACGCCGAGCTGCGCCGTCAGGTCGCCAACCGGGAGGTCTCGCCGGCCTTCTTCGGCTCGGCAATCACCGGCGCCGGGGTCGCGGCGCTGCTTGCCGGCGTTGAGGAATGGCTGCCGCCCGCCGTTGGCGACACCGACGCGCCGGCCAGCGGCACGGTGTTCAAGATCGCGCGACGGCCGGGCGGCGAGAAGGTTGTCTACGTCCGACTGTTCGACGGCCGGCTTGCCGTTCGCCAGCATGTATCGCTCCATCGCCAGAGTAGCTGGGGCGAGCCCGAGGAGATCGACGAGCGGATCATGGCGATCGACCGGTTCTCCGGCGGCGCGGCGATCCAGACCGGCGAGATCGTTGCTGGCGAGATTGCCGCGCTGCACGGGCTGCGTGAGGCGCGGATCGGCGACCGGATCGGCGCGGGTGGCGGCGCGGCGCGCGAGCTGCCGCTGGCGTTCCCGCCGCCAGCGCTCGAGAGCATCGTCCGCCCGCTGGATCGCAGCCAGATCACCCGGCTGCGCGAGGCGCTGGAGCAGCTGGCCGAGCAGGACCCGCTCATCTCGCTGCGGCAGCGTAACGAGTCCGGCGAGATCTCCGTCCGCCTCTATGGCGACGTGCAGAAGGAGGTACTGACCGACACGCTCTCGCGCGATTACGGCCTCGGCGTCTGGTTCGGGCCGAGCCGGACAATCTGCGTCGAGCGGCTGGTCGATTCCGGCGAAGCGCTGGAGGTGATCTTCGAGGGCCGCAACCCCTACTATGCGACGCTCGGCTTCCGCGTCGAGCCGGCCGCGCCGGGCAGCGGCATCCGCTACGAGCGCCAGCTTGGCTCGCTGCCGCTGGCGTTCTACCGCGCAACCGAGGAGACAGTCTACGATGCGCTCCAGCAGGGGTTGGCTGGCTGGGAGGTGATCGACTGCGTCGTGACGCTCTTCCAGCCGGGGTTCAACTCGATCCTCAGCACGGCCGGCGACTTCCGCAAGCTCGTCCCGCTGGTGCTGCTGGAGGCGATCCGGCAGGCCGGGACTGTCGTCTGCGAACCCATCGACGCGCTGGAGCTGGAGATCCCCGAGGACACCTACGGCACGATCTGCGGCGCGCTGATCCAGGCGCGCGCAACGATCGAGGACACCCGGGTGGACGGCGCAACCTGCCATCTCACCGTCACGATCCCGACGGTCGAGCTGCGTGGCATCGAGCAGCAGCTTCCCGGCCTGACACGCGGCGAGGGCGGCTGGTCGTCGCACTTCGCCGGCTACCGACCGGTCCCCGCCCCCGCCCCGACGCGCCCGCGCGTCGGCCCGAACCCGCTCAACCGCGCCCACTACCTGGCGGAGGTGGCGCGGGGATGA